One Burkholderia sp. PAMC 26561 genomic window carries:
- the puuE gene encoding allantoinase PuuE, giving the protein MSNQSNYPRDLIGYGRHPVQPNWPGNARIAVQFVLNYEEGGENCVLHGDPASEQFLSEIVGAAAYPSRHMSMESIYEYGSRAGVWRILREFEKRDLPLTVFGVGMAIERHPDLGRAFVELGHEIACHGYRWIHYQDMSPEKEAEHMRLGMEAIERVTGVKPLGWYTGRDSPNTHRLVAEHGGFLYDSDYYGDDLPFWMDVEVSGGAKTPQLIVPYTLDTNDMRFATPQGFNTAEQFFVYLRDAFDVLYEEGSEAPKMLSIGMHCRLLGRPGRFRALQRFLDHIEQYDRVWVTRRVDIARHWREHHPYEGTAGASA; this is encoded by the coding sequence ATGTCGAACCAATCGAATTATCCACGCGACCTGATCGGCTATGGCCGGCATCCCGTGCAGCCGAACTGGCCCGGGAACGCGCGCATCGCCGTGCAATTCGTGCTGAATTACGAAGAGGGCGGAGAGAACTGTGTTCTGCACGGCGATCCGGCATCCGAGCAATTTTTGTCGGAGATCGTGGGCGCGGCTGCTTACCCGTCGCGTCACATGAGCATGGAATCCATCTATGAATACGGGTCGCGGGCGGGCGTGTGGCGCATTCTTCGCGAGTTCGAAAAGCGTGATTTGCCGCTGACCGTGTTTGGCGTTGGCATGGCGATTGAACGTCATCCGGATCTTGGACGTGCATTCGTCGAGCTGGGGCATGAAATTGCGTGCCATGGATATCGATGGATCCACTATCAGGACATGTCGCCCGAGAAGGAAGCGGAGCATATGCGTCTGGGCATGGAAGCCATCGAGCGCGTAACGGGCGTTAAACCGCTTGGCTGGTACACGGGACGTGACAGTCCCAATACGCACAGACTGGTAGCGGAGCACGGCGGCTTTCTCTACGACTCGGATTATTACGGCGACGACTTGCCGTTCTGGATGGACGTGGAAGTAAGCGGCGGCGCAAAAACGCCGCAACTGATCGTTCCCTATACGCTCGATACCAACGACATGCGCTTCGCCACGCCGCAGGGTTTCAACACGGCGGAACAATTCTTCGTGTATCTGCGCGATGCATTCGACGTGCTTTACGAAGAAGGCAGCGAGGCGCCGAAGATGCTGTCCATCGGCATGCATTGCAGATTGCTCGGGCGTCCCGGGCGCTTTCGCGCGCTGCAGAGGTTCCTTGACCACATCGAACAATATGACCGCGTGTGGGTCACGCGCCGCGTGGACATTGCGCGCCACTGGCGCGAACATCACCCGTATGAAGGTACGGCAGGAGCGAGCGCGTGA
- the uraD gene encoding 2-oxo-4-hydroxy-4-carboxy-5-ureidoimidazoline decarboxylase, with protein sequence MTTTRMTLEQLNAVNADDFVGALSGIFEHSRWVAEEAVAKRPFASVDALFKTMASIVDNAGDARQLALINAHPELAGKAAVRGELTHESTREQSGAGLDLCTQEEFDTLQALNSGYREKFGFPFILAVRGFDRHGIIANFQARLNNSRDVELRESLQQIYRIARFRLDDLIVA encoded by the coding sequence ATGACGACTACACGAATGACACTAGAACAGCTTAACGCCGTGAACGCGGACGATTTCGTTGGCGCGCTGTCCGGCATCTTCGAACACTCGCGCTGGGTCGCGGAAGAGGCGGTGGCGAAGAGACCCTTTGCGAGCGTCGATGCGCTTTTTAAAACCATGGCATCCATAGTCGATAACGCCGGCGACGCGCGTCAGCTTGCGTTGATCAACGCTCACCCCGAGCTTGCGGGCAAGGCTGCGGTGCGTGGCGAACTCACGCACGAGTCCACGCGTGAGCAAAGCGGTGCGGGCCTCGATCTGTGCACGCAGGAAGAGTTCGACACCTTGCAGGCGCTCAACTCAGGCTATCGTGAGAAGTTCGGTTTTCCTTTTATCTTGGCCGTGCGCGGGTTTGATCGTCACGGCATCATCGCGAACTTCCAGGCGCGGCTTAATAACAGCCGCGATGTCGAGTTGCGCGAAAGTCTGCAGCAAATCTACCGGATAGCGCGCTTCAGGCTCGACGATCTGATCGTCGCCTGA